From a region of the Feifania hominis genome:
- the rlmN gene encoding 23S rRNA (adenine(2503)-C(2))-methyltransferase RlmN, with the protein MEKTDLKSLSFEELTAFFTALGEPAFRAGQVFTWLHRGAESFDEMTNLSLALRKKLSEQALVTVSRIERKLVSKIDGTIKYLFRLADGQCIETVLMSYRHGDSICLSTQAGCRMGCNFCASTLGGLVRHLTPGEILDQVLFAQKDSGRRVSSIVLMGIGEPLDNFDNVLKFLKLVNDERGVNIGMRHISLSTCGIVPKIDELAAHHLPLTLSISLHAPSDEIRDRMMPINRKYPVEELLAACRRYVNEVGRRITFEYALIEGVNNSDETARMLADKLHGMLCHVNLIPVNYVKERGYHKPSPERVAQFARVLEQRGIPVTVRRKLGGDIDASCGQLRRESDQTQEVGL; encoded by the coding sequence ATGGAAAAAACCGATCTCAAGTCGCTCTCCTTTGAAGAGCTCACAGCTTTTTTCACGGCGCTCGGCGAGCCGGCCTTTCGCGCGGGCCAGGTTTTCACCTGGCTGCACCGCGGGGCCGAGAGCTTTGACGAGATGACCAATCTCTCCCTCGCGCTGCGAAAGAAGCTGTCGGAGCAGGCGCTTGTCACCGTGTCCCGCATCGAGCGAAAGCTCGTCTCGAAGATCGACGGAACCATCAAATACCTCTTTCGGCTCGCCGACGGACAGTGCATCGAAACCGTACTGATGAGCTATCGCCACGGCGACTCCATCTGTCTGTCGACCCAGGCGGGCTGCCGCATGGGCTGCAACTTCTGCGCGTCGACGCTGGGCGGGCTTGTGCGCCATCTGACGCCGGGCGAGATTCTCGACCAGGTGCTCTTCGCCCAGAAGGACAGCGGGCGGCGCGTTTCGTCCATTGTGCTGATGGGAATCGGCGAGCCGCTCGACAACTTTGACAATGTATTAAAGTTTTTAAAACTGGTCAATGATGAGAGAGGCGTCAACATCGGCATGCGGCACATCTCGCTGTCGACCTGCGGCATCGTGCCGAAGATCGACGAGCTCGCCGCGCACCATCTGCCGCTGACCCTGTCGATTTCGCTGCACGCGCCAAGCGATGAGATCCGTGACAGGATGATGCCCATCAACCGCAAATACCCCGTGGAAGAGCTGCTTGCGGCCTGCCGGCGCTATGTGAATGAAGTCGGGCGCAGAATCACGTTTGAATACGCCCTGATCGAGGGGGTCAACAACTCCGACGAGACGGCGCGCATGCTCGCCGATAAGCTTCACGGCATGCTCTGCCACGTCAATCTCATCCCCGTAAACTATGTAAAGGAACGGGGATATCACAAGCCGTCGCCCGAGCGGGTCGCGCAGTTTGCGCGCGTACTCGAGCAGCGCGGGATCCCCGTGACCGTGCGCCGCAAGCTCGGCGGGGACATCGACGCCTCCTGCGGGCAGCTGCGCCGGGAGAGCGATCAGACACAGGAGGTGGGCCTATGA
- the pknB gene encoding Stk1 family PASTA domain-containing Ser/Thr kinase, giving the protein MDRLIGKIINDRYRIQSIVGTGGMSVVFKAVDMLTNQTVAVKVLKQEFLEDSQFRRRFETESNVIAMMDHENIVRILDVGLNDDLYYIVMEYVDGITLKQYIERQGPLKWRETLYFVTQVLEALEHAHNKGIVHRDIKPQNIMLLDNGSIKVTDFGIARISSTNTNTMTDKAIGSVHYISPEQVSGEKTDYRSDIYSLGVMMYEMLTNSLPFDAENPVSVALMQLQSTPKRLTEIDPEIPEGLEDIVLKAMAKSPDRRYQSAGEMLEDIERFKSNPSIRFEYEYFSDDKPTKYMDAIKLVREEEEVTTGKNKKVFLSVATGIIACFLVVGVLAAFLWPMLFPGNTAPSDIEVPTLLGQDYEAVLSNPEYEGKFRIIKISEEYNEQYGAGQIFDQDPNPGMTVKVGADIRVSVSLGEKTVVVPPLAGRDYRQAEVSLGKLGIKYEIIEEYHDTVVQDYVIRTEPAENTVVDENTVVKVYRSLGPEIKMTKVPYVIDLLENEARRELEKAGLVVGTAESVPSDKAPGVVLSQSIEAETEVSEDTVVNLTVSDGSLYPQEREITITLPQMAEPFLVTVRQSNEIVYEQTHTSDQGSLRLVLRGSGEEMVEIYINGELSQSSYVNFSD; this is encoded by the coding sequence ATGGATAGGCTGATCGGAAAAATCATCAACGACCGCTACCGCATCCAGAGCATCGTCGGCACCGGCGGCATGTCGGTGGTCTTCAAGGCGGTCGACATGCTCACAAACCAGACCGTGGCGGTCAAGGTGCTCAAGCAGGAATTCCTTGAGGACAGTCAGTTTCGCCGCCGCTTTGAGACCGAGTCGAACGTCATCGCCATGATGGACCACGAGAACATCGTGCGCATTCTCGACGTGGGGCTCAACGACGACCTCTACTACATCGTCATGGAGTATGTCGACGGCATCACGCTCAAGCAGTACATCGAGCGGCAGGGGCCGCTCAAGTGGCGCGAAACCCTCTACTTTGTCACCCAGGTGCTCGAGGCGCTTGAACACGCCCACAACAAGGGCATTGTGCACCGCGACATCAAGCCGCAGAACATCATGCTGCTCGACAACGGCTCCATCAAGGTGACGGACTTCGGCATCGCGCGCATCTCGAGCACCAACACCAACACCATGACCGACAAGGCGATCGGTTCGGTTCACTACATCAGCCCCGAGCAGGTCAGCGGCGAGAAGACCGACTACCGCTCGGACATCTACTCGCTGGGCGTGATGATGTACGAGATGCTCACAAATTCGCTGCCGTTTGACGCGGAGAATCCCGTGTCGGTCGCGCTGATGCAGCTGCAGAGCACGCCGAAGCGCCTGACTGAAATCGACCCGGAGATCCCCGAGGGCCTTGAGGACATTGTGCTCAAGGCCATGGCGAAGAGCCCCGACCGGCGCTACCAGTCGGCCGGCGAGATGCTCGAGGACATTGAGCGCTTCAAGAGCAACCCGTCCATCCGCTTTGAATACGAGTACTTCAGCGACGACAAACCCACCAAGTACATGGACGCCATCAAGCTCGTGCGCGAGGAGGAAGAGGTCACGACCGGAAAGAACAAGAAAGTCTTTTTGAGCGTCGCCACCGGCATCATCGCCTGCTTTTTGGTGGTGGGCGTGCTCGCCGCGTTCCTGTGGCCCATGCTCTTTCCGGGCAACACCGCGCCGAGCGACATCGAGGTGCCCACGCTCCTCGGGCAGGACTATGAGGCGGTGCTCTCAAACCCGGAGTACGAGGGCAAATTCCGCATCATCAAAATCTCCGAGGAGTACAACGAGCAGTACGGAGCGGGGCAGATCTTCGATCAGGACCCGAATCCCGGCATGACCGTCAAGGTCGGCGCGGACATCCGGGTCTCGGTGAGCCTCGGCGAGAAGACCGTGGTCGTGCCGCCGCTCGCCGGACGGGACTACCGCCAGGCCGAGGTGTCGCTGGGCAAGCTCGGCATCAAGTATGAGATCATCGAAGAGTATCACGACACAGTCGTGCAGGACTATGTCATCCGCACCGAGCCGGCGGAGAACACTGTGGTCGACGAAAACACAGTGGTCAAGGTCTATCGCAGCCTCGGCCCGGAGATCAAGATGACTAAGGTACCATATGTGATTGACCTGCTTGAAAACGAGGCCCGCCGCGAGCTGGAAAAAGCCGGCCTCGTAGTGGGCACGGCGGAGTCGGTGCCCTCTGACAAGGCGCCGGGCGTCGTTCTGAGCCAGAGCATTGAAGCCGAGACCGAGGTCAGCGAGGACACCGTTGTCAACCTCACGGTCAGCGACGGCTCGCTCTACCCGCAGGAGCGCGAGATCACCATCACGCTGCCCCAGATGGCGGAGCCGTTTCTCGTCACGGTCAGGCAGTCGAACGAGATCGTCTACGAGCAGACCCACACCTCCGACCAGGGAAGCCTGCGCCTCGTGCTGCGTGGCAGCGGTGAGGAGATGGTTGAGATCTACATCAACGGGGAGCTCAGTCAGTCGAGCTACGTCAACTTCAGCGACTGA
- a CDS encoding DUF2461 domain-containing protein, with the protein MTFTPESLDFLFENRLQNSREWFGAHRAVYQERVVRPMRELFAALSPHMLTIDPEFMTDPIRAVSRVHRDVRRIRDGMLYRDEMWFLFVRLREEHDLPGFYFSLSPQGFWCGCGYYQAPAAVMACMREMILSGDPLFDEVLALYRTGRYQLEGEKFKRDRYPQADAERADFLNRRGISMSLESHDFSLLFSEGLADYLTERFDELVPFYRMMNRAERLAREAQIK; encoded by the coding sequence ATGACCTTTACCCCAGAGAGCCTTGACTTTCTCTTTGAAAACAGACTGCAAAACAGCCGCGAATGGTTTGGCGCCCACCGCGCCGTCTACCAGGAGCGCGTCGTCAGACCCATGCGCGAGCTCTTCGCCGCGCTCTCTCCCCACATGCTGACCATCGACCCGGAATTTATGACCGATCCCATCCGTGCGGTCTCACGGGTCCACCGCGACGTGCGCCGCATTCGCGACGGCATGCTCTACCGCGATGAGATGTGGTTTCTCTTTGTGCGCCTGCGCGAGGAGCACGATCTGCCGGGCTTCTACTTCTCCCTCTCGCCGCAGGGCTTCTGGTGCGGCTGCGGCTACTATCAGGCGCCGGCCGCGGTGATGGCCTGCATGCGCGAGATGATCCTGTCGGGCGACCCGCTCTTCGACGAAGTGCTCGCCCTCTACCGCACGGGACGCTACCAGCTCGAGGGCGAAAAATTCAAGCGCGACCGCTACCCGCAGGCCGACGCCGAGCGCGCCGACTTTCTCAACCGCCGGGGCATCTCGATGTCGCTTGAGAGCCACGATTTTTCGCTCCTCTTCTCCGAGGGTCTCGCAGACTATCTCACCGAGCGTTTCGACGAGCTTGTCCCCTTCTACCGTATGATGAACAGAGCCGAGCGCCTCGCGCGCGAAGCGCAGATCAAATGA
- the csaB gene encoding polysaccharide pyruvyl transferase CsaB: MHQTKILMTTMGLGLGGAETHIVELSKELARKGYEIVVCSNGGVYVDELERHGIRHYQAPMHVRSVPAMVKSFFRLLSVIRRERPDVVHAHARIPGFLSSIACALTGTPMVTTAHFNFKTTGGLRFLTRWGKKSIAVSEDLKKYLTSNYNLHPSDVRVTVNGINTGTFCPGQPVDDLRAELGLPADARVILTVSRMDYNACKSAFLLVDCAEELCRAHPDVRIVIVGSGDALEDVRERAEAVNRRLGERHLILTGGRTDISRLAALCDIFVGVSRAALEAMSCAKPVVLAGNQGYLGLYTEDKLPDCVATNFTCRDIPYPSERALLEELDALLARPVQELERLGAVGRERVLASYSVSRMADDAIYTYRDILCLSGKRKYDYIVCGYYGYANAGDDTMLSCLVENLNRHRPGVSICVLVRDPETRVDLRVASLVNRFHLFKVRKAIRNSRVLIFGGGNLIQDATSTKSLLYYLALLRLAYRYGLRTMLYANGIGPITKPKNRRRAGQVLDRLDLVTLREPNSAQFLKELGVTHPRVEVTADEVFTLFEGDRRAADAPVSGLPEGDIFVVSLREWPTLDAECLAKLTIVLKNLSYTYSLTPVILALHESTDLEISKLLHENVPGSVLPTGLSSQEIMQIIARSQFVIGMRLHSLIFATGAGVPTIGIVYDPKVSDFLEYIGVSRFLPCEQIDTGELLRMAADIMSRRAELGRELGERSRALIADAALNAVYAAQLLDGEEPS; this comes from the coding sequence TTGCATCAGACAAAAATTCTCATGACCACCATGGGGCTCGGTCTCGGCGGCGCTGAGACCCATATTGTCGAGCTCTCCAAGGAGCTCGCGCGCAAGGGCTATGAAATCGTCGTGTGCTCCAACGGGGGCGTCTACGTCGACGAACTCGAGCGCCACGGCATTCGCCACTATCAGGCCCCCATGCACGTGCGCAGTGTGCCGGCCATGGTCAAATCCTTTTTCCGGCTTCTGTCGGTCATCCGGCGCGAGCGGCCCGACGTCGTGCACGCCCATGCGCGCATTCCGGGCTTCCTCTCCTCCATCGCCTGCGCCCTCACCGGTACGCCGATGGTCACGACCGCCCACTTCAACTTCAAGACCACCGGCGGGCTGCGGTTTCTGACCCGGTGGGGCAAGAAGTCCATCGCGGTCAGCGAGGACCTCAAGAAGTATCTCACTTCAAACTACAATCTCCACCCGTCCGACGTGCGCGTCACGGTCAACGGCATCAACACCGGGACGTTTTGTCCTGGGCAGCCGGTCGACGATCTGCGCGCCGAGCTCGGCCTGCCCGCGGATGCGCGGGTCATTCTCACCGTCAGCCGCATGGACTACAACGCCTGCAAGTCGGCCTTTTTGCTCGTCGACTGCGCTGAGGAGCTCTGCCGCGCGCACCCGGATGTGCGCATTGTCATCGTCGGCAGCGGCGACGCCCTTGAGGATGTCCGCGAGAGGGCCGAGGCGGTAAACCGCCGGCTCGGCGAGCGCCATCTCATTCTCACCGGCGGGCGCACCGACATCAGCCGTCTCGCGGCGCTGTGCGACATCTTTGTCGGCGTGTCGCGCGCGGCGCTCGAGGCCATGTCCTGCGCCAAGCCCGTGGTGCTCGCAGGCAACCAGGGCTACCTCGGCCTCTACACGGAGGACAAGCTGCCCGACTGCGTCGCCACGAACTTTACCTGCCGCGACATTCCCTACCCGAGCGAGCGCGCCCTGCTCGAGGAACTCGACGCGCTTCTTGCAAGACCCGTGCAGGAGCTCGAGCGCCTGGGCGCTGTCGGGCGCGAGCGCGTGCTTGCGAGCTACTCGGTCAGCCGCATGGCGGATGACGCCATCTACACCTACCGGGACATTCTCTGCCTGAGCGGCAAGCGGAAATACGACTATATCGTCTGCGGCTACTACGGCTATGCGAACGCCGGCGACGACACCATGCTCTCGTGTCTGGTGGAAAATCTCAATCGCCACCGGCCGGGCGTCTCCATCTGCGTGCTGGTGCGCGACCCCGAGACACGGGTCGATCTGCGGGTCGCGTCTCTGGTCAACCGCTTTCACCTGTTCAAGGTGCGAAAGGCCATTCGCAATTCCCGGGTGCTGATCTTCGGCGGCGGCAACCTCATCCAGGACGCCACCTCGACCAAGTCCCTGCTCTACTATCTGGCGCTTCTGCGGCTTGCCTACCGCTACGGGCTTCGCACCATGCTCTACGCAAACGGCATCGGCCCGATCACTAAGCCCAAAAACCGCCGCCGCGCCGGGCAGGTGCTCGACCGGCTCGATCTTGTGACGCTGCGTGAGCCAAACTCCGCCCAGTTTCTAAAGGAGCTCGGCGTCACTCACCCGAGAGTGGAGGTGACGGCGGACGAGGTCTTCACTCTCTTCGAGGGCGATCGCAGGGCGGCGGACGCCCCGGTCAGCGGGCTGCCCGAGGGCGACATTTTCGTCGTCTCGCTGCGCGAGTGGCCGACGCTCGATGCCGAGTGCCTTGCCAAGCTCACCATCGTGCTCAAAAACCTCAGCTATACCTACTCGCTCACGCCGGTGATTCTCGCGCTGCACGAGTCGACCGACCTTGAGATCTCAAAACTTCTGCACGAGAATGTGCCCGGCTCGGTGCTGCCGACCGGCCTCAGCTCGCAGGAGATCATGCAGATCATCGCCCGCTCGCAGTTCGTCATCGGCATGCGCCTGCACTCGCTGATCTTTGCCACCGGCGCGGGCGTGCCCACCATCGGCATCGTCTACGACCCCAAGGTATCGGATTTTCTCGAGTACATCGGCGTCAGCCGTTTTCTGCCCTGCGAGCAGATCGATACGGGCGAGCTTCTGCGCATGGCGGCCGACATCATGAGCCGCCGGGCCGAGCTCGGGCGGGAGCTCGGCGAGCGCTCGCGCGCTCTCATTGCCGACGCGGCGCTCAACGCCGTCTACGCGGCGCAGCTGCTCGACGGGGAGGAGCCGTCATGA
- the ruvX gene encoding Holliday junction resolvase RuvX yields MSRVMGVDFGDVRTGIALSDPSGFLASTLCTITETDMKKVAAQVAALAAQHAVSAIVIGYPKNMNNTLGPRVEKTLAFRDELAGLTGCELVLRDERCTTISATRQLNDTNTRGKKRKAVLDAVAATIILQDYLDSMAR; encoded by the coding sequence ATGAGCCGCGTCATGGGAGTGGACTTCGGCGACGTGCGCACGGGCATCGCCCTGAGCGACCCCTCCGGCTTTCTCGCGTCGACCCTGTGCACCATCACCGAGACCGATATGAAAAAAGTGGCTGCGCAGGTTGCGGCGCTTGCCGCGCAGCACGCGGTGTCGGCCATTGTCATCGGCTACCCGAAAAACATGAACAACACCCTCGGCCCGCGGGTCGAGAAGACCCTCGCCTTTCGCGATGAGCTCGCCGGGCTTACCGGCTGTGAGCTCGTTCTGCGCGACGAGCGCTGCACCACCATCTCGGCGACGCGCCAGCTCAACGACACCAACACGCGCGGCAAAAAGAGAAAGGCCGTGCTCGACGCCGTCGCCGCCACCATCATCCTGCAGGACTATCTCGACAGCATGGCCCGCTGA
- a CDS encoding thiamine diphosphokinase encodes MNTCYILASGGFTKREAEAIRRERGPQDLLICADGGFDHAVRYGLTPDLIMGDFDSVRNRDFGGVPVKQFPAHKDDTDTGIAIAEGELRGYRRFVLYGCLGGRLDHTVANLSQMEGLAQRGCACELRSARNEAHILRDGVLRLRARRGCKLSVFALFGEARGVTLEQVEYPLKNATLTPGYPLGVSNEFQKGEAIISVREGTLLVILSKD; translated from the coding sequence ATGAACACCTGTTACATTCTCGCGTCAGGCGGGTTTACAAAGCGCGAGGCCGAAGCCATCCGCCGCGAACGCGGGCCGCAGGATCTTCTCATCTGCGCCGACGGCGGCTTTGACCACGCGGTGCGCTACGGGCTCACCCCCGATTTGATCATGGGCGATTTTGACTCGGTGCGAAACCGCGATTTCGGCGGTGTGCCGGTCAAACAGTTCCCCGCTCACAAGGACGACACCGACACGGGTATTGCCATCGCCGAGGGCGAACTGAGAGGCTACCGGCGCTTTGTGCTCTACGGCTGTCTCGGCGGGCGGCTCGACCACACGGTGGCGAACCTCTCGCAGATGGAGGGGCTGGCGCAGCGCGGGTGTGCCTGCGAGCTGCGCTCTGCCCGAAACGAGGCGCACATCCTGCGCGACGGCGTGCTGCGTCTGCGCGCGCGCCGAGGCTGCAAGCTGTCGGTTTTTGCGCTGTTTGGCGAGGCGCGCGGCGTGACGCTTGAGCAGGTGGAGTACCCCCTGAAAAACGCAACGCTCACGCCCGGCTATCCGCTCGGGGTGAGCAACGAATTTCAAAAGGGCGAGGCAATTATCAGCGTCCGGGAGGGGACGCTGCTCGTGATACTCTCAAAAGATTGA
- the rsgA gene encoding ribosome small subunit-dependent GTPase A, whose translation MTGRVVKGIGGFYYVQTDGGVYCCRARGRFRKDSVSPAVGDRVEISVVDEAAREGALERIEPRRNFLIRPPIANIDVMLIIAAAANPAPSTLLIDKLVAICEKKNITPCVCINKTDLADGEELCRIYRDIGYEALAVSAATGEGIDRLRTVIEGRVCAFSGNSGVGKSSLLNALDASFAAQTGELSAKIERGRHTTRHVELFALAGGWIADTPGFGDISIERFETVYKEELPGCFAELGQYEGQCRFLGCAHDREPGCAVKRAVETGEMARSRYESYLSMYHEVKDIKEWERR comes from the coding sequence ATGACTGGAAGAGTGGTAAAGGGAATCGGCGGCTTCTACTATGTGCAGACCGACGGCGGCGTCTACTGCTGCCGTGCGCGCGGCCGGTTCCGAAAGGACTCGGTGTCCCCCGCGGTCGGGGACCGGGTTGAGATATCCGTGGTCGATGAGGCAGCCAGAGAGGGCGCGCTTGAGCGCATTGAGCCGCGCAGAAACTTTCTCATCCGCCCGCCCATCGCAAACATCGACGTCATGCTCATCATTGCGGCGGCCGCAAACCCCGCGCCGTCGACGCTGCTGATCGACAAGCTTGTCGCCATCTGCGAAAAAAAGAACATCACGCCCTGCGTCTGTATCAACAAGACCGATCTTGCGGACGGGGAGGAGCTCTGCCGCATCTACCGGGACATCGGCTACGAGGCGCTCGCGGTCTCGGCTGCCACCGGCGAGGGGATCGACCGTCTGCGCACAGTGATCGAGGGGCGCGTGTGTGCTTTCTCGGGCAACTCGGGCGTTGGCAAGTCGAGTCTGCTCAACGCGCTCGACGCGTCGTTTGCTGCTCAGACCGGGGAGCTCAGCGCCAAGATCGAGCGCGGCCGCCACACCACGCGCCACGTCGAGCTCTTTGCGCTGGCCGGCGGCTGGATCGCCGACACGCCGGGTTTCGGCGACATCAGCATCGAGCGCTTTGAGACGGTGTACAAAGAGGAACTGCCGGGCTGCTTTGCGGAGCTTGGGCAGTACGAGGGGCAGTGCCGCTTTCTCGGCTGCGCCCACGACCGCGAGCCGGGCTGCGCCGTCAAGCGGGCGGTGGAGACGGGTGAAATGGCCCGCAGCCGCTACGAGAGCTATCTTTCCATGTATCATGAAGTCAAGGACATCAAGGAGTGGGAGCGCCGATGA
- a CDS encoding zinc metallopeptidase codes for MFWIDYWYIVLVLPAVLFASWAQWNVSSAFRKYGSVRTARGVTGREVAEQILRDNGITDVTVESVRGNLSDHYDPRAKKIRLSDGVYASDSIAALGVAAHEAGHAVQHHVGYSPLKLRNAIIPVCNIGSNLSMPLILLGIFMSYQPLVVAGIALFGLVTLFQLLTLPVEFNASSRAMAVLSNGGYLTPGELDGAGRMLKAAALTYVAALLVALANLLRLILLFGRRNSRD; via the coding sequence GCCCAGTGGAACGTCAGCAGCGCCTTTCGCAAGTACGGCAGTGTGAGAACGGCCCGCGGCGTCACCGGCCGTGAGGTCGCCGAGCAGATTCTGCGCGACAACGGCATCACGGATGTCACGGTGGAGTCGGTGCGCGGCAATCTCTCGGACCACTACGACCCGCGCGCAAAGAAGATCCGCCTGTCGGACGGGGTCTACGCCAGCGACTCCATCGCGGCGCTCGGCGTCGCCGCCCACGAGGCAGGCCACGCAGTGCAGCACCATGTGGGCTACAGCCCGCTCAAGCTGCGAAACGCCATCATTCCCGTTTGCAACATCGGCTCGAACCTCTCGATGCCGCTGATTCTGCTCGGCATCTTCATGAGCTATCAGCCCCTCGTGGTGGCGGGCATCGCGCTCTTCGGCCTTGTGACGCTCTTTCAGCTTCTCACCCTGCCGGTGGAATTCAACGCGAGTTCCCGGGCCATGGCGGTGCTCTCAAACGGAGGGTATCTCACCCCGGGCGAGCTCGACGGCGCGGGACGCATGCTCAAGGCGGCGGCGCTGACCTATGTGGCGGCGCTGCTGGTGGCGCTTGCGAATCTGCTGCGGCTGATTCTGCTCTTCGGCCGCCGCAACAGCCGTGACTGA
- the rsmB gene encoding 16S rRNA (cytosine(967)-C(5))-methyltransferase RsmB, with amino-acid sequence MTDARQTALSAALTMRKTGGYSNLVLSAQLARAGLPPLERGLAAELFYGALERRRTLDYYIARYSGRRVETLDAAVQEILRQGMYQLLYLTRIPPSAACNESVRLAARHAARAKGFVNAVLRAAARGLSAAEPPDSLAVRCSVSDSIAGLLCHQYGEETEAMLMSFFERGGTDLTVNTLRTTPAALASRFAQAGVEAVENDAGGLTIPASGDITKLPGFAEGLFFVQDTASRLTAWIARPAPGQTVFDLCAAPGGKSFLMALAMGDEGRILSFDCHGAKLPLIRDGAARLGLASIETRLGDAAVFDPSLSSAADLVLCDVPCSGLGVMRKKPEIRYKEVDDFKHLPKTQLAILENGARYVRPGGALLYSTCTLNRRENEGVVEAFLSAHDDFRPVDGWELLPRSFVERRDDSPYVRLLPQIHATDGFFFCKMIHR; translated from the coding sequence GTGACTGACGCGCGCCAGACGGCGCTCTCGGCGGCGCTCACCATGCGAAAGACCGGCGGCTACTCGAATCTCGTGCTCTCGGCGCAGCTTGCGCGCGCCGGACTGCCGCCGCTTGAGCGGGGGCTCGCGGCCGAGCTCTTCTACGGCGCTCTCGAGCGCCGGCGCACACTTGACTACTACATCGCCCGGTACAGCGGCCGCCGCGTGGAGACGCTGGATGCGGCCGTGCAGGAGATACTGCGCCAGGGGATGTATCAGCTTTTGTATCTGACGCGGATTCCGCCCTCGGCGGCCTGCAACGAATCGGTGCGCCTCGCTGCGCGCCATGCCGCGCGCGCCAAGGGCTTTGTCAACGCCGTGCTGCGCGCCGCCGCGCGGGGGCTTTCGGCCGCCGAGCCGCCGGACAGCCTCGCTGTGCGCTGCTCGGTGTCGGACAGCATCGCAGGGCTTCTGTGCCACCAGTACGGCGAAGAGACCGAGGCGATGCTCATGAGCTTTTTCGAGCGGGGGGGCACCGATCTCACGGTCAACACGCTGCGCACGACGCCCGCCGCGCTCGCCTCCCGCTTCGCGCAGGCCGGCGTCGAGGCGGTCGAAAACGATGCGGGCGGTCTCACCATCCCCGCGAGCGGAGACATCACGAAGCTTCCCGGCTTTGCCGAGGGGCTCTTCTTTGTACAGGACACGGCGTCCCGGCTCACCGCCTGGATCGCGCGCCCCGCGCCCGGGCAGACGGTCTTTGATCTTTGCGCCGCGCCCGGCGGCAAGAGCTTTCTCATGGCGCTCGCCATGGGGGATGAGGGCAGAATCCTCTCGTTTGACTGCCACGGGGCAAAGCTCCCGCTGATACGCGACGGCGCCGCGAGGCTGGGGCTTGCCAGCATCGAGACAAGGCTCGGCGACGCGGCGGTCTTTGACCCGTCTCTCTCGTCGGCAGCCGATCTCGTGCTGTGCGACGTGCCCTGTTCGGGGCTCGGCGTCATGAGAAAGAAGCCCGAGATCCGCTACAAGGAGGTCGACGACTTCAAGCATCTGCCAAAGACCCAGCTTGCCATTCTGGAAAACGGCGCGCGCTATGTGCGCCCCGGCGGAGCGCTTCTCTACTCGACCTGTACGCTCAACCGGCGCGAAAACGAGGGCGTCGTGGAGGCGTTTCTCAGCGCGCACGACGACTTTCGGCCCGTCGACGGTTGGGAACTGCTGCCGCGCTCTTTCGTCGAAAGAAGAGACGACAGCCCCTATGTGCGTCTGCTGCCGCAGATTCACGCAACAGACGGCTTCTTCTTCTGCAAAATGATTCACCGCTGA
- a CDS encoding Stp1/IreP family PP2C-type Ser/Thr phosphatase, whose product MRGHGQTDIGLVRTENQDTYLLTTLGENTAFAVVCDGMGGISGGQLASRLAIRTLEQQVRERYYEELSMAEVKELLQFALQSANDAILAEARRDATNHGMGTTAVVALFRENEGVIANIGDSRAYILASGEIAQITEDHSMVQELVQSGKITPEEAAHHPQKNIITKVLGMPGKCEVDYFDIEVYESILVLLCSDGLTNVLDAQKIATIIFGAADLDAAVSGLIEAANAGGGQDNVTAVLFTPGKEQVRADG is encoded by the coding sequence ATGAGAGGGCATGGACAGACGGATATCGGGCTTGTGAGAACGGAAAATCAGGATACTTACCTGCTGACGACTCTCGGCGAGAACACGGCGTTCGCCGTGGTGTGCGACGGCATGGGCGGCATCAGCGGCGGCCAGCTCGCAAGCCGCCTTGCGATTCGCACGCTGGAGCAGCAGGTGCGCGAGCGCTACTACGAGGAACTGTCGATGGCCGAGGTCAAGGAGCTTCTCCAGTTCGCGCTGCAGAGCGCAAACGATGCGATTCTCGCCGAGGCGCGGCGCGACGCGACCAACCACGGCATGGGAACCACGGCGGTCGTGGCGCTCTTCCGTGAAAACGAGGGCGTCATCGCCAACATCGGCGACAGCCGCGCCTACATCCTCGCGAGCGGGGAAATCGCCCAGATCACCGAGGACCACTCCATGGTGCAGGAGCTTGTCCAGAGCGGCAAGATTACGCCCGAGGAGGCGGCCCACCACCCGCAGAAGAACATCATCACCAAGGTGCTCGGCATGCCGGGCAAGTGCGAGGTGGACTACTTCGATATCGAGGTCTACGAGAGCATACTGGTGCTGCTGTGCTCAGACGGGCTGACCAATGTGCTCGACGCGCAGAAGATCGCCACCATCATCTTCGGCGCGGCCGATCTCGACGCGGCGGTGAGCGGTCTGATCGAAGCCGCCAACGCCGGCGGCGGGCAGGACAATGTGACGGCGGTGCTCTTCACGCCGGGGAAAGAGCAGGTGAGAGCGGATGGATAG